Sequence from the Helianthus annuus cultivar XRQ/B chromosome 13, HanXRQr2.0-SUNRISE, whole genome shotgun sequence genome:
TCTTTTTCTATATGTGTCAATGGGACAGTTCATGGCTTCTTTAAGGGCAAACGAGGGCTACGGCAAGGGGACCCAATTTCTCCTTACCTCTTCACTTTGGTTATGGAGGTTCTAACTTCCATTCTGCATCATGCTGTTCGTATCGATTCTTCTTTTAGATTTCATAATAAATGCGAAAAACAGCAGATTATCAATCTTTGTTTTGCCGATGATTTGTTTCTGTTTGCTAGAGGTGAAGTCAACTCGGCTCGGTGTATTATGACATCCCTCGCGAAGTTCACTAAGATGTCGGGGCTAGTGCCTAGTAATCAAAAAAGCACCATTTTCTTTTGTAATGTTACCAACCATGTAAAAGAATCTATTCTGGAGCTCATGCCTTTTGTGGAAGGAAAACTGCCGGTCAGATATTTAGGGGTCCCCTTGATCTCTTCTAGGCTTGGTTATAATGATTGTCGAGTGCTTGTGGAAAGATTAGAGAAACGTATAACACATTGGAGGAACAAGTTACTCTCTTTTGCGGGTCGGCTTCAGCTTATTGTTTCGGTTCTATCTTCCATGCACATCTATTGGTCTTCTGTGTTTATGTTACCGGCTAGGATCATTAATGAGCTTGAAGCTTGTATGCGTAACTTCTTATGGTCCCAAGAGAGCTCGTAATCTAAAGGCAAAGCTAAGGTTTCTTGGAAGGCGGTTTGCACGCCAAAATATGAAGGAGGTTTGGGCATTAGACGCATTGGGGATATGAACAAGGCTCTTATGTCTAATCACATTTGGAGCATTGTTTCGAAACGGGAGTCTCTATGGGTTGAATGGGTGTATAGCTACCGTCTTAAAGGCAAGAGTTTCTGGATGTGTAAAACCCCTTCAAATTGCTGTTGGTCTTGGAGAAAATTGGCTCAGCTGAGGCCGCTCATCAGAAATCATATATGGTCGGAGGTGGGAAATGGTATTAAAACTTCTGCTTGGTTCGACTATTGGTGTGATATAGGTCTGCTCGGTAACTTTATTTCGCCGAGAAACATTTCGGATGCTGATTTCATGATGGACGATAATGTGGCTAACATTTATTCGAATGGTTCTTGGTCTTGGCCTATGGCATGGAGAGATTTATTTCCGGTTCTTATCCAATTGGATCAGCTTCATTTGGATCCGTCAAAACCTGATAGATTGCTATGGAGGGATGGCACTGATAAATCTGAGTTTTCTTCTTCGGGTGTTTGGCATTCAATTCGGCACAAAGATCCAGAAGTTAATTGGTGCAACATTGTTTGGTTCTCGCAATGTATTCCCAGGCATGCGTTTATGATGTGGTTGGTAATGAAAGGTAAACTCTTGACACAAGATAAAATCTTAAATTGGGAGTTGTCGCGGAGGAAGAATATGAATATGATGTGCTGCCTGTTATGCTACAAAAATTTTGACTCTCATGCACATTTATTCTTTGAATGTGAGTTCTCGTCTCAAGTGTGGCTGCTTATTCGAAACAAGGCGGGTATGAATACGGTCAGACCGATATGGGCTGATATTGTTGATTGGTTGCTGGCTCGAGCTCGGTCTAAAGCGGCTGGGTTTTTTGTTGCGAAAATTATGGTGGCTGCTGCCTTATATTTCGTTTGGCAAGAAAGAAATGCTAGACTTTTCAAAAATCAGTTGAGGCCTCCGGAGAAAATCGGTGAAATTATATTATCAACGGTTAGATACAAGCTGATGGGAGCCAAGCTCAAGACTACTGCCAGAGTGCGAATATTGTTGGAGGATTGGGAAATTCATAAGGGAAACGTGGACGATGATGGTGGCTGATTAGTTGCTTGTTTATATAGCTTTATTCTAGATATTAGTCTAGTGGTTCTATATTTGTTTGGTTTTTGGCGTTTTGGCTGTTTTCCATTGTTTTTGCTTTCATGGGGCATGTcccatgattgaactagtgtggACTCTCTACACTACTTGGTTTTATtgtttgtgaatatatagaatcaccggggtaaccctttacccaaaaaaaaatggGATGATTAATATAAGGAGGTTGAATGTATAGCATGGTTATAGGTACATCGATTGCTGATTCAGCTGGCAATTGACCAGGTTTTCGATGTGGTGGATAGCCGGTTTGGGAAGGTTGTGTAATCAGTGAAAATGTCAGTCGATGATAATAATTTCTCGTATGCATATATTGGTATTTTGACAAAGTCGTGTAGTAGGATTGTGGATCGTGTGgacattagttttttttttgggtaaagggttaccccggtgatttatatattcacaaccaaaaaagCACAAGTAGTGTAGAAAGCCTACACTAGTTCCGTCTAAGGACATGCCCTAAGACGGCAAAAACCagacaaacaaaacaaaaccaaaaacaaaCGACCAACAAAACACCACTAGACAACCAATGACTAGAAAACCAAAAGCCAAAACACTACTCAGCCGCCATCAAAGCGCATATCAGCATCCTTTATATCCCAATCACCGAGAACCCTTCGAACATTAGCACAGTCCTTCAACTTTGCCCCCATAAGTTTATATCGCACTTGTTGAATAATAATATCACGAACAGCTTCCGGAGGACGCATCTGATTCTTGAACAATCTAGCATTACGCTCCTGCCAAATGAAATAAGCACTAGCCGCCACTAACAGTCTTGTAACATAGTCACTAACCGATTTCGATTTTGCCCGATCACGCAAGCACACCTCAATATCATTCCACTTAGCCGAAATCATATCCATACCCACTTTACTTCGAACCATAAACCAAACTTGAGAGGAAAACACACATTCAAAGAACAGATGCTCATGAGAGTCATGGTTCGCATAACATAAAAGACAACATAGCATGTTCATGTTCTTTCGTCGCGCTAAATCCCAGCTCAAAATTTTGTCTTGAGTAAGCAACTTCCGTTTCATTATAAGCCACATAAGAAACGCATGACGAGGAATGCACTGCGAGAACCACACTATGTTAGACCAATTAACCTGCTCTTCTTTGTGCCTCACCGAATCCCAAGCACGAAACGAAGAAAAATCATGTATCTGATCACCAATTCGCCACTTAAATTTATCAGACTTATTCGGATTTAACACCAAACGATCTAGCTGATTTAACACCGGAAATAAATCCCTCCACGCATCTGGCCATCTCCAAAGATTATTAGCATAGACATCCGAGACTTTAGACGACAAATCAAACCCCGCATTAGAAATGAGCCGAGGAGAAATAAACTGCCCGAGAGGGCCTAACTCGCTCCAAGTATCGAACCAAGCAGAAGTTGTAACACCATTACCAATCTCGGACCAAATAAAATTTCTCACAACAGAACGAAGCTGAATCAATTTCCTCCAAGACCAACAACAAGAAGAAGGAGCCGTGCAAGCCCAAAAGCTTTTACCTCTTAGCCTGTATGCATGAACCCATTCTACCCACAAGGATCGACGGTTTATAAGGATGCTCCAAATATGCGAAGTCATAAGAGCAGTATTAACATCAGCTATGCGACGAATACCCAACCCGCCCTCGTTCTTAGGAACACACACCGACTTCCAAGAGACTTTAGCACGACCTTTCTGGAACGAACTATCTTGGGACCATAAAAAATTGCGCATCTTGGCCTCCAAGCTAATAATAACCCGGTTAGGCAACAAAAAAACAGAAGACCAGTAAATATGGAGAAAAGACAAGACCGATATGATAAGCTGCAGCCTCCCCGCAAAAGAGAGTAACTTATTCCTCCAATGCATGATCCGTTTATCCAATTTCTCTACCAAAATTTGACAATCATTGTACAGAAGCCGCGATGATATGAGAGGCACACCCAAATATCTAACCGGTAAAGATCCTTCCTTAAAAGGCATAAGGTTTAAAATGGCAGTCTTTACATATGATGGCACGTTAGAAAAATAGACTGTACTTTTTTGAACACTAGGGAACAAACCGGACATTTTAGAAAACGAGTCAAGCGACTGCATAATGCACCTAGCCGATGCAATCTCCCCTTTCGAGAAAATAAATAGGTCGTCCGCAAAACACAGATTGATAATTTGTTGCCTCTCACACTTGTTATGGAATTTGAAGGATGAAATCAATCCTTACCGCATGATGTAAGATGGCCGTTAGAACCTCCATAACAAGAGTGAATAAGTAAGGAGAGACCGGATCTCCTTGTCTTAACCCCCGTCTGCCCTTAAAATACCCATGGACCTCCCCGTTAACACAAATAGAGAAGGTGGTAGTGGAAACACACAGCATAATCCAATGAACCATAGTGTGGTGAAAACCAAAACCAATCAAACTGTGTTCGAGAAACTTCCAGTCGACCGTATCATACGCCTTTTGAATATCAACTTTGAAAGCACATTTAGGAGGCCCGACATTACGATGATAATTATGCATCAATTCTTGAGTAAGCAGAATGttatccgagatttttcgacCCGGAACAAAAGCCGATTGGTTAATACTGACGATGTCATCCAGAGCCACTTTAATTCTATCCGCCACGATCTTGCTGATACATTTATAAACGACATTGCAACAAGCAATGGGCCGATAATCCGTAATCGACAACGGAGAGGAGGACTTGGGAATAAGAGCGATGAGCGTGTGATTTAATTCCCGGAGCAGCTTACCTGTATTAAAAAAATCAATGACAGCCTTAGTCACTTCACTACCCACTATAGGCCAAGCACCCTTAAAGAAACCCGCTGTGAAACCATCTGGACCCGGTGCTTTATCAGAACCAATCGAAAACATGGCCTTCTTGACTTCATCGGGAGTAACCTGACGGATCATATGAGAAGCAACATCCGAATCCAACGACCTCGTGAATAAATCAGGCGAGGGCATGAGAGACGAGCTATGCGTGCCACCCAAAAAATTTTCATAGTGCTTAACAAATGCTTCATGGACCGAATCATCCTCATAAATTTTACCAGTAGAATCCTGAATAACACTGATACGGCTATGATGAATCCTATCCTTGAGCGACGAATGAAAAAAAGCGGAGTTCATGTCACCCGCTGCCAACCATTCcactttggatttttgtttcAAAAAACGTTCTTCATCTAAAAGAGCCTCTTGATAATCTCGCCGAATACTTAATTCCTCTTCACGGAGAACCACCGAAGCCGGATCATCATCAATTCTACGCTGAATACCATCCAACTTATTCCTCAAATCTTGAACTTTATTATGTAAATTACCTTGCCGAAACAATAAGTGACGAAGAGGCGACTTTAGCGATTTAAGCTTCTTGACAACGGAAAACTGGAACACACCGTTAATACTCGTCTCCCACCCACGGCTAACAATATTTAAAAATTCCGGCTTATGAACCAAGAAGTTAGCAAATTTGAAAGGCTTATGCTTAAGACTGGTCGAATCTTGAATTTTCAAAACACACGAGCAATGATCCGATAGCCTAGCCGGATGAAATAAAGCCACCGCATTCGGGAACTTAGAAATAAACTGCGAATTACCCATGATTCTATCAATTTTTTTCATTAGGCCAATACCTTTCTTCGGTTTTTGACTCCACGTAAAATGGAGACCCGACCGGTTCACATCTAGCATCTCGAGCCCAACTACACATTCCTGAAACTCCCTCATGCTAGCCGAGACTGAAGAACAACCCATGGATTTATCCTCCAGATACAATGCAGAATTAAAATCACCAAGCATGACCCACGGATCGTCACGGACCAAAACTTTATGTAACAACAGATGATTCCATAACTCCCTACGAGAAACGTAATAGTTCGCAGCATAGACAATAGTACAGAACATCATTTTCTTCTCCTGTTTAAAGAATAATTGCAAATGCATAACCTGATCTGACTGCGAGAGAACCATAACATCAAAAACACATGGATTCCAACCCACAATAATTCTAGTGCCTTTACTACACCGAGCCCCATTAGAAGACCAATGCCACGAACGAAACACCAACTTTGAGATCTTAGAAAGATTACACGGATCAACATGAGATTCTAAAACAGCACACAAACTAAGATTAAATTCCTTAATAGTATTACGAACCTCAGCTTGCTTAATGGGGCGGTTCAAACCCCTAATATTCCAAGAGGCGATATTAACCATTGATAACCAGCgaagaaggagtgcttgccccttttttATGCTCAAAATTCGACGAACCCTGCCTCAAAAATCCATCCATATCATAACCATCAACCTCCGAGAACACCTCCTCCACCTCCTCATCGTCTTCATCATCCACATTAACCCGAGCTTCCCCAGATTTGCTAGTCTCCCCGCCTTCACCAATACTTGGATCATTAAATATATCAAACGGATTAGACGTTTGGAACTTCAGTGCACTCGACCCACCTGTATCTTGACTTTTTTTAGCTGCCACAGGCCGGTATTCAAACTTTGGCTTCGGCTTGTTAATTGGAAAACCAGATTTCTTTGCAGCTTTTTTACCATAAACCCCCGTATACCCCTCGTCATCCACAACCGGTTTCTTGCCATTTTTAGACGCATTTTGGCCTTTGCTATGTATCTTAGGTTGGAACGGGCAATGATCATCAGAATGACCAAAAACACAACAATGGGCACAACGCAACGGGTTCCATTCGTATTCAACCGACAACGATTCCTTTATAAACCCCTCACCTTCCAAATCAGGGACGGCTAACTTAATTTCCTCCTTTAATTGCTTATCAGCCGACACCTCTATCAACGCTCTCGCATAGCTACTACGGCCCCACATATCCGTGCACATCGCTGACGTATAAGAATCTAACGCTTTCGGCTCTCCAATAGTAGTTGCAATTAAACTTAGACCATCCTCCGTGTAGGCAGCAATCGGGACATCATGGATTTTCACCCATATCTGCACATTTTTCACACCTTTTTTTTCCAACTTAGTAGCCGGGCTCCAAATATTTAGAAACAAAGGCTGGGACCGAATGATCCATGGCCCATCTTTCAACACCTTCGACATACCTGCTTCATCCGAgaacttgaagaaaaagaaaccattATCATTCATCATCGATTTTAGAATACCATACTTTTTCCAATTATTTCGCACAAAGTACTCCACAACAGGATATGCAACTCGATCCCCAAGAAAGTAGCCATACAAGGTGTTAGCCATCTTATCACGAGCTAAACGGACAGATTCTCTCGGGAGAACAACATCACATCCATCTTGCACACTTTCACACGCAAGAGACCTGAAATTCAGCCTAACCGATTTGTTTGCAAGAAGGGAATCCGCATAAGATTTGGGCTTCGGAAAACTGCCGTCAATCTTTTCCCCTAATACACTTTCTTGACCGACTTGCTTAATACCCGATGACTCACCACTCTGACAATTCGCTTCAAGAGAAACCGGAGTAGTAACCTTAGTAAGCTCATCAATAATGTTGATCTTTTTTGGTTCAGCAACAGTACCACGACGAGGAAGCACCGGATTTCCGTCAATATTAAGAACACGACTTGCTAAACCCTTTCCCGGAAGAGGGGGTTTACTTCGATCTCCCATAATACCCTCAGCAACATGTTTAAACGACTCCATGCCGAAAAACGACTACTCTCCCTTAGAACAAAACGAAACAACCATGCACGAACAAAAACTGAAAACCCTACACAACCCGAAACCCTACAGCGCAAACAGAATACGAACaaaactgaaaaccctaaaactaGCTAACCTATCCCATGATCAGATTAACGAACAAGGAACAGGAGGCGGCAAAGAACATAAAGAAACCCTAGATTAAATCGATCAAGAACGCTAACTAGTTCGATATAGAGATTGAAACTCAACcactaatcacagactgttatacattCAAAAAGAATGCTAACTAGTTCGTTATAGCCGATTGAATATCAATTACTAATCTCAGACTGTTATACATTCAATCACGAAAAAACCTGGAGAACATGATGAACGAAAAATCGCCTGGCTAGTGagagagaattagggtttttcCGTGTGGACATTAGTTGGAGAGGTAATTTGTTTAATGTTTGGATCGATGAAGATGTAGGGGAATGGGTTCCGGACTGCGTGGAGGTTTTTGATGACGAGGAGGTTTTGGATGATGGCAATCGGAGTAATGGTGAGGAGCAGGGGTTTCGAACTGTTGATGAAGACTTGGATAGGAGTACGGAGGAGTTAGAGATGGGGGAAATTCAGGAGAATGAAGTTGTGGAAGAGAATGCGCGGGTTTTGACGGATGGGAATGTAGACGTACAGAATAATGCGGAGCCTTTGACCAACACTATCGCAACGTCTAACGAGGAGTCTACGGTGGTTCGCAAAAGTTTCGTAGAAGACAATTGTCCAAGAATAGGGGAGAGTCTAGTGGATCGCATGAAAGACCGAAGAAACGTCAAAGAGACGACAATGACCCGTTTGGGTTGGATAGGATTATTGGGATAATGTCGGTTAACAAGCCACAGCAGGAGATCGATGAGAGGGATGCTAATTTCTGTGAAGGATTCATTACACCAGATCTTAATTCTAATGTTCCAGTCTGTGAGGAGGGTGGGGATGGTGTCGAGGGGTTGGAACATGATGGTTATCGTTCACATATGGGCTCTGTAAAGGAAAAGGTGACAATAAATGTTGAAGCCGAGAAAACTGTTAGATTGGGTAGGGCCCTTGGTGTGGAGGAAATTGAAGATTTTGCGCTGGATGTTCAAGAGGTTTTGCGaagtgaaggttatcaagtaggTGATCAATGAATGTTTTATCTTTGAATATACGCGGGTTAGAGAATTCAGGTAAAGCGGACTTGGTTAGGGGTTTACGCATTCGCCACGAGGTGAGTTTAATTATGATTCAAGAAACTCAATTCATGGACATGGGTTCGTTGGATGTGGCTTGTTTTTGGGGTAGAGGTGATGTTTATTTCGAGTGGGTTCCTTCGGCCGGTAGATCGGGTGGCTTGTTATCGATTTGGGACCCGGAGGTTTTTTCTATGTCAGGAGTTACTAAACTTGCGAACTGCTTATTAGTTTCGGGTAGTATCAAAGGTTGTGGTAGTGTGAATCATTTGCTTAATGTTTATGCTCCTTACAACATTGTCTCTAAAGGGGTTTTGTGGGACGCCATTGGTGACTTAATAGGCGAAGGTGTTGGTTTGTGGATGGTGGCGGGCGATTTTAATCGAGGCGAATGAGTTTAATGATTTCCTAGACGCCAAGAACTTACAAGAGTATTCACTAAAAGGTAGGCGGTTTACTTTCGTGGCAGGTGATAAATTAGGTCGCATAGATCGTATTTTTCTGAACTGGGAATTTTTCATGACATGGCCGAATGCGGAGTATAATTGCGCTTGAAAGAAACATTTCGGACCATAGTCCATTACTGTTGAAGATAAGGACTACGAATTTTGGGTACAAGCCGTTCCAGTTTTACAACTCATTGCCAATGTGGTTAGGAACGCCGTTTGCGAAGATGTA
This genomic interval carries:
- the LOC110900523 gene encoding uncharacterized protein LOC110900523, which codes for MNKALMSNHIWSIVSKRESLWVEWVYSYRLKGKSFWMCKTPSNCCWSWRKLAQLRPLIRNHIWSEVGNGIKTSAWFDYWCDIGLLGNFISPRNISDADFMMDDNVANIYSNGSWSWPMAWRDLFPVLIQLDQLHLDPSKPDRLLWRDGTDKSEFSSSGVWHSIRHKDPEVNWCNIVWFSQCIPRHAFMMWLVMKGKLLTQDKILNWELSRRKNMNMMCCLLCYKNFDSHAHLFFECEFSSQVWLLIRNKAGMNTVRPIWADIVDWLLARARSKAAGFFVAKIMVAAALYFVWQERNARLFKNQLRPPEKIGEIILSTVRYKLMGAKLKTTARVRILLEDWEIHKGNVDDDGG